A region of the Oncorhynchus nerka isolate Pitt River linkage group LG9a, Oner_Uvic_2.0, whole genome shotgun sequence genome:
TCACGACTACCGGTGTcatggtaatacggtcaccgcaacagccttAGTCATAATCAAATCGCTTCCTCCGTCCTTTTTTCCTCAATACCTCACTCTGAAAGTGCCCTTACCGCTGCCCTCTTCCTCCAATGTGCTTTGAGAAAGGGGAAAGAACTGGAGGAAAAAAGGACGAGGAAACAAGGATTTAACAGCTTTTAACATTTTCAGACACAGCCTGTGTTATGCCATTGACTCTCTGTAGGTACCCGGACAGATCCCAGCAGGCGGATGTAGTCGGCGAGCAGCTCGGCGAAGCAGAACGAGTCGCTGGCTGCCTGCTCTTGATGCAGCTGCTCCATCTTGTCCTCCACCTCGGCCAGCTGGGAGAGGGCTCTGGACAGGGCCGTGTTGTCCTCTGAGCTGCCTAGCATCGCCACGCTCTTGGCAAAGCCACCCGTGTTTACCGACAACTCTGGGGGAAGTAGAGCGGGGGAGTTAAGCATGTGCCGCTTAAAGCCTTAAAGCGTGTGTGTAGTTTGGTGGGAAAAAGGGACAGCAAGAAGACATATTTCCATTCCACACACAATAGGTGGCAATGCACTGCTTATAGCCTTGTCTGTCTGAGTCTGTCCGATAAAACACTTGTATTCCATTGTACCTTTCCTGTGTCCAACCAGAGAGTCCACCATGATGTGGAGCTTCCTCAGCTGCTGGTCCTCAGCCTCCACTTCCTGCAGTTTCTCCTCGAACCACTGGTAACACAGCATGACACAGGCAACAGCACATTAGAGCCGCAACGGTTGTATCTATTGTGCAAGATAGTGGGTGCATTCGTTTTAGTGATGCTGGGTCCATTCACCTGGGTGGGTGTAGACTTCACTTTAAAATAAGCACACTCCGCCACAGAGGCCACGGGTGAGGTAAAATGAACACACCCAGTCAAACGGAGACTGTGTGTCACAGTGGTCAATGGAGGGAGACTCACCACGTCCGACTCATTCATTTTGATGGTCATCTTGCTGAGGGAGTCTGTAGCCCTGTTGATCATCTTCAGGAAGCCGGCGCCGCTCAGAGCCTGGGTGTTGTGAGCCCTGGGCatctacaaaacacacacacaccttaagaGAGTCACATCAGGGTCGCATTCATTAGTGCACAACGTAGCAAAACGCTTTGCAGTCAGGTCTCTTGTGGTCAATTGAAATGGCTACAAATTCACATATGGAAAAATCCTAATTGGAAATGGACAGCGCTCTGAAATTCTTGAATCAGACCCCGATGCACACATGAATGACAAGTCTGAACAATATTTATCACTTAGCGTGTGAAAATGTAACAGAAAGCCTGTCAAGCATTTTAACAGAAAATGGGACAGCAGGGTCCTGAGACATTAAATGGGTCATGTGCAGGGCAAGCACATGCGTGTgtggatagacagacagtatcttTGTGTGAGGGTGGTGCACGCACACACGCCGAGCTTACATCGTCCCTCTCCAAGAATTCTCTGACGTCAGGGTCTTGTAGCAGTGATGGGtggaacaccactctctgcagaTACCTTTTGGGATGACAAAACCGAACAAATTAAACATTTCACTACAGTTACATTGGGGTCATTTAGTCCGAACTTCTAATTGACCTCCCAACTTTTTGCATACTACCTTCACAACCAAGTCCCTATGCAATGGCTCATTAAAAAGTGCTCATCTACAAGTTATACTATCACGGTTCCAAGTCTACTGCTACCCATCACCGTTTTGCCAATACAGGAAACCACATTCGGTACCTCTCCAGAGccgccctcctcctctccacaaaCTCAGCCGACGAGTTGTCCTCTTTTCCCACTTTGACTTTAGTCATGCCTGTCCAAAACATGACAAATCAATTAGGCTAAAATACACATACAATGGTCAAAACCAGGATAAACACATCAATAGGTCAAAGACCCACGAACCAAAATTGATCCTTTGACAATGGAAAATGGTGGGAAATACATGGCCCCCATTGAGAAACTATGAATGATTTGCTGCCTAAAGCGACATTAACTCAAGGTATCCAATTATGCGTATACTATAGATTACCCATAATGCTCTTCTCAGGCGGCGGGGGCACAATGTAGCCGTTCAGTGTGTGTTTATCTGAGAGCTTCTCGTAAAGGCCTAAGAAGTCACTGAAACGCCGGCGCACTGTGAACATCTTACTGCGGAACATGGGCAGCGTGGTCTAaaagagagaggagcggagaTGCAAAGTGTTAGCTAAGGGGTAAAGAAGACACTGAACTGGAAAAGGCTTAGAAAATGTTTCATTGATTGCAGTGATATTACCTGTGTGGAGACTTTGTAGGCCATGTAAGCGTTCATGCCATCCCCTGTAGAATGAAAGACAATTTATTAACTGGACAATTATACTAAGGGGTAAAACCAACATTAATTTTAAACTTCTTGGTTAGACCCCTGTTATTGTTGTGTtacttttgtttaaaaaaaaataggacCTTCACGTATTACATTGATATGGGTACGCCCTTCACTCTCACTTcagagaaaggaaggagaggaaccAGGAAAAGAGAAGCAGCAGGCATTGAGAGAATGAGGAAGCCGTTTATTTTTACGACAACATTGATGCAGGGTTCATCATAATAGGTGTCATTTTCACAGAAGGAAGAAAACGGTGAAATGTAGTGAAACTCACCAACTTTCTCTGGATTGGTTATTGAGATATTCAGCTCAAATTTATCCTCAACCTCCTCTTCCAACTGCATATGGTAGAGACAAAATGGTAATTCAAATCAGTCAATGGCCATTATCTGAAATGTTTTCACACCAAGTTCACATACAAAATAGTGATGTTGTATTGTTGGAGCCAGACAATTTAGAATAAGAACTATACTGAacacgttaaaaaaaaaaaaaaaaaattttttaaagtgttggttccatgtttcatgagctgaaattaaagatcccagacattCGGGGACAAATttgttggtgagcatttctcctttgccaagataatccattcccccgacaggtgtggcatatcaagaagctgattaaacaacatgatcattacacaggtgccgcTTTGTcacaacaatgccacagatgtcaactttgcacagccattagaagagtgggacaacattccacaatcaacagcctgatcaactatatgcgaaggagatgtgtcacgctttatgaggcaaatggtggtcttAGCCACAACCCTACTTTCAATTTTTTTTATCCTgttaccaacagatgcatatctgtattcccagtcatgtgaaatccatagattagggcctaagtaAATGTATTGCAaatgactgatttctttataacTGGTATTGTACACACATGTAAATACATTTTCCTTGATTACTTTCTCATCCTATCACCCCTCCCCAAATTGGAGAAAACTAGTGAACAACTATTAAGCTTCTACTTCCatcttaaaaaaaaatatatatatatatataaaaaaaagaagaagctggaagtagaagcttaAGAGTTGTTGTTCACTAGTTTTCTCCAATGTGGGGAggggtgatatatatatatatatatatacacacacacagacattttatGGGCACattctattttacaatagttatattttgtttgtttttactcaTGTCCGTCCTCTAACCTCAACCTCGCCAATCTATttctttcacaaaagttctgaacctatatacgtTTTACGGACACGGTATGTTTTACATTAGTTAGCTTGTTATTAGtgccacccttcagctccattcaacccctcccagctatctcttaacaccatccatattggatttctatttgccttGTATTTTTCCAACTGTGTTGTTTCACAAACATTCTGAACCTTACTAaatttctacagattgtaaattattaaagtatattattgattgattgacttttCAGATCACTCAGTAGTGCCATCTGAAGAGTTAGcgccaggtaaatgttgcaattcttcagccattcctcgaccggtgaccaaaaacaagctacatatggacagtactaAAACAgatgatctaatgattctgtctcttcgcagcaaaatctgcagatcTGGGAAGGTTAtatccccatatatatatatatataaccttcccacacacatacataaagaaTTTAAATAGAAAAATTCCTCATTCAGTTTCACActcgtgacccccccccccccaatacctTGCGACCCCACTGAGAATCACTGTGCTAGCTCACGCGACCTGTGCTGGTTGACAGTTTAATGGTCCAATCAGAGGACTGAGTGTGCGGTTCACTAGCACGTTTTTTTTTTGCAAGTGAGATGCTGCGGCTACTGTCTTGATGCATGTAGAGTAATCCACGGAGACTCAAGTCTGAAGTAAGTTCATATCATGTCGAGTATCAAGTCAAATTTGTGACTCGAGTTCACACCTCTTCCAGATACACACTTGACTGAGTCAATTGACATAACCAAGGTGGTGGAAGAAAAGCATGTACAGCTGTATTTTGAATGACCTGTAAATTGTACAACACTGAATACCCATGTTGGGATGCTCTGTGGGAGTGAACACATGTGAATGAGCAGTTAAAACCCCTTAAGGTCAATGTATACGCACCCACGGAAATCGAGTTAACAATACAAAAGTTGGTTTAGTTGCAGTTCTGTAccgtactgtaatgtactgtacctcctccaGGGTCTTGGGTTGCGGTTTGGAAGCACTTGCTGAGACTGAGGGAGCAGGGGCAGACGCAGAGGGCTTGGCTGCCTCTTTCTTTTTTCTGTCATTCCTAGGGCTGTCCAGAGACAGCTCTACGGTGGCTTCTTAAAGAGGGGAGCAGAAACAAAAGAGAGAGCGATGAGGGTAGTAAGACTAAAAGTTCATGGTATTGGAGGCAGTCACGCTTTTTCAAATTCAAGTTAATTGGAGTCAATTCCCACATATCCAATTTACCCCAAACCTGTTTATTTTCTTTGCATCAGTACTCCTCTACCTGTCGAACATGCTGGTTGCCACAAACTCACTCAAAGGTCTGGAAGATCTGACTACAATAGAGCCACTGTCTCTGTCAGGGAATAGTGACAACAGCACTCTTCTTCCAGACTAAATCATATTGTCAATATTTTCTGAGTCCGTGGTAGAAAAGCCAATGGGAGAATCAATTGAAGATTTTGACAGATATTTCACTCCAGTCTTTTGgtcaggtgagtgtgtgtgagtccacGTGAGAGGGGCCACATTCCTCATGATCAACACCAGGAAGGTACTACTCTGTCTGTTTATTAATGTGAGTGAGGGGTCAGCAAAGGACACTCCTGTTTCAGCTTTCCTCTTCCTAACGGCACAACGCTGAGACAGCAGTTTCCTTATCAGCCCTAATGGCTTGCACACACACAGTTTTTGTTCATTTCATTGCTTGTTTCAAGCCCTCAGCAAATATAGCACGTTAAACTGTATCATTTGAAATGTATGATTAATAATCTGTAAATTCTTACCTGCAAATATATCAGGTTCCTCCTCATCAGAGTGGACTCCGTTGGTCTTGGAGTTGACGGAAACAGTACTGACTGCACTAGGGAGAGTAGTGACAGCCTCCTCAGTGAATATATCAGTGGGGTGCTCATTGTAGTTGTCACTCAGAGGACCGCAGACATTGCTAGCTTTGGCCACTGGTGCAAGTGCTCCTTTGAAGAAATCATTCTGGGGTTTCTTCGAGGCCTCACCCAGCGGTTCGCTGAAGAGGTCCTCATCAGGTTCGTCAAAGATGCTAGTTTGTTGTTGCTTGGCGGTGTTACTTTGTTGTGGTTCAGCGAAAAGTTCGCTAGGCTCATCGTCAAAGAGGTCGCTCGGTGGCTCCTGGGGCATTGCAGCAACTGTTGTTTTGACTTCACTGAGTGGAGTGTCGTTGATAATGTCAGCCAATGGGTCAATGTCAGGTTTGGGAGGCTCCTTTAAGTCGTCACTTGCTGGTTCCATAAGGAGATTCATCATTGGAGCACTAGATGCCTCGCTTGCTGGTTCCATAAGGAGGTCCACCATTGGAGCACTAGATGCCTCGCTTGCTGGTTCCATAAGGAGGTCCACCATTGGAGCACTAGATCCCTCGCTTGCTGGTTCCATAAGGAGGTCCACCATTGGCGCACTAGATGCCTCGCTTGCTGGTTCACTAAGGATGTCCACCATTGGAGCACTAGATCCCTCGCTTGCTGGTTCCATAAGGAGGTCCACCATTGGCGCACTAGATGCCTGGCTTGCTGGTTCACTAAGGAGGTCCATCACTGGAGGACTAGATGCTTCACTCAGTGGTTTGGTTGAACTTGCGATGTCACTTGCAGACAGCGAAGGGTCCATCTTTATCTCCAATGGGTTATCCTggagatgaagaaagaacagCATTTCTCAAATCATGCAAATAAGCAAGgttgcagcagcaacaacagcaaagaCACTCAGGTCTCTGTCACATTTACAATTGATTTAACATCCATGTGAATTCCACTCAAACTACATTATAAGAGTCAAAGATATTTAAAACAAATATAAATAACTATTCCACATCAAAATGAGTCTAACTGCACAGGAGAAATAGAGAACTTACCAGGAATAACACAAAACGTCTGTCAGGTCTACACAGATAAATACATGTCTACCACAACTTCTAAGAGGAGGAATTCATCGTTTTTCAGGAATCAAAGATTTCCTTCAGAAGCCTGATTGAAGAATTAAAACTTGGGTTCTATGGAAAACTTCCTGGTAGTGAGCATGTGGCCACATCTGAGACTCACATGACTGGAGGCTGAGCTTTAGCCTCCCTTCCTGTACTTTTACAGCAATATGAGGTTCACTTGACATGTGCAAACTCCAGGGTGTGACCTATACTCAAACTTGCCTTGCCCTCCTACACCCTGAGTGAGTAATTTAGCTGACAAAGCTGTTGGGTTCACCGACAGAGTGTTTTTTAGAAAAGTTTGCACAAGAATCTAAAACAGTGGAGCTATGGAGCAGGTAGGGACAGTTCACTCCAAAATCAAAGCTTTTCAAATGTTTTCAGGAAAGTACTCCACTGTCAGGATAAATCCACATCATGGGTTGTGTAGATCATGGGTTGTCTTACGAGCGAGCGGGGGGGGTCACAGCACTTAGAATGCAGCTATAAAGTATGTAGGCACGTGCTCATCTAACATCTTATTCTAAAGAAACATGGGCATTACTAAGGAGCTGATTCCCCCCTAAGGAGTTGAAGCCTACACTCTTCTATGGATATTGGAACATTGCGGCGGGGATTTGCATCCATTCagcaacaagagcattagtgaagttggccactaatgttgggcgattaggcctggctcgctgtcggcattccaattcaccccaaaggtgttcgatggggtggaggtctgtgcatgccagtcaagttcttccacaccgatctcgacaaaccctttctgtatggacctcgctttgtaaacaggggcattgtcatgctgaaacaagaaagggccttccccaaactgtggTCAAAGTTAGAAACACAGAATCGTCATTGTATGCTGCAGAGTTAAGATTTCCAGTCACTTAATTTCAGTCACAGGAAatattaacactacagcatacaatgatgattctgtgtttctaactttgtgacaacagtttggggaaggccctttcccatgaaaaacatccccagaccatcattcctcctccaccaaactttacagttggcactatgcattggcgCAGGTAGCATtcacctggcatccaccaaacccatatTCAtcagttggactgccagatggtgaagcatgattcctcactccagagaacatgtttccactgctccaagcgTTACACCAATCCAGCCGCTGTTTGGCTGTGTGCGTGATGGTGTGCGGCGTGCGGCTTctcggccatagaaacccatttcacgaagctgCTGACAAaccgttcttgtgctgacatcACAATTGCAACGCCATGGTCCTTCTACACACGCTCAATATAAATAACTAACTAACacacttaactaggcaagtcagttaagaacatattcttatttacaatgatggcctaccgaggaacagtgggttaaactgccttgttcaggggtagaacgacagatttttaccttgtcagctcggggattcgatccagcaaccttacggttacaggcccaacactctaaccactaggctacctgctgccccagtgTGTCTGCACATACTTGGCCAAATCCTTTATAAATTCTTAAACTGAAGTAGTTTGGGGAGAAAAGCTCTTACAGCATCTTACATAACCAAGCTTCACATGCTAGGTATTTTCTCTTAATCAAAAAGCAACAGGACCAACAAACTTCCGCTTTCTCTATTCATCCAGCAGGTCAGACGACGGGCACCAACCACACCAGGAATTCTCTTCAGGTATTCAACCTAAACATCTGTCGTCACCACTGAGATGACTCTTTGAAGGGTGCTCTACTCCAAAGTTCAAAACACAAAATGTATATTGTCCGGATTCTTTGAGGCCCACTGCAATCTTCCTCTGTTCCACAGAAACACAATTAATCAAAAACAAGACCACTCCTGGTCACTGACAGACTACACACTTTGCCTAACGCATACTTCACAATTTCCAACCACTCAAACCGGTCTCCCTACCCTACTAACTATTGATCAAGGTACAGTATCTTCTTCCCCCGGGGACTTTTGTAAGAGCCACAAAGCTTGCGTTTATTGCGGTACGGTTTTGCAAACATAAGGAACGCATCTTTCATATCAGCGAGAAATAATGTTGAACTAAAAGTTTAAATGACTACACACCTTTTATAGATTTGGGGCTAGTGTTCCCACAGCGCGTGTTTAGGGAAGACCGCGAACTAGCACAAGTGGTCGTCTATCTAGCATGCTCCGAACGCCTAACCTGTGTGGAAGGCCGCCAGAAACGTGTTGTGACTGAAAAATACTTCTGGCTGCAACTGTAATAGCAGGTTTAAATAGTGTACAGTGAGTGTATATTTagtatttgtgaaattattttgatgtgatTTGAAAGTAAAGggctttatgtttctagaaccgtaTCGCAATTGAACATCGGTTCACGTTTATatggagtatttggctgttttggctgccagagccagtctaccTCTGAAAATAACATGTATTTGGACCTGAAGGAGTAAGTTAACGGTAGGACACGCCATACTCCGGGGTAACGTTAGCTGCTCCGGAGACGAGAGTTAGCCAGTTAATGCATATCCGGCTAGTTAGCCAACTAATAGCTTCGTGTCAATGAACCCAATGGATTTCACAGGCCCTTGTTAGCAATGTTTggcagctacagtagctagctacttGGATAACAACCCGGGGAGTGCCGAGTTTTCTAGACAAAATATTTACGTTAGTAAGAAATCAACAACAGACACTCACTGTGCCAAGAAAAATGTCTTCTCCGTCATCACTGTCTTGGTCTCCAACTTCGTCAGGCTCCGGTTCCAGGTCCTCGGGAAAGGGAGGGGGACTACGCTCTGAACTGGTCGCCATCTTCATTCAacgcaaacagacagacagcatcataTAAAACTTTTGAGACTGAGGGGAGGCAGAAAAAAATAACACCACCTACCGGCTCAAACAATGGTGTGCAAGTGCAGCCTACAATTCGGGGCATTCCTGCATCTGCAGGAACGCCTCCCTCACCGAGTTTCCAATTGGTTCCTTCATGAACATCCCCCCTCGATTATCCCATTGGTTTTTGCATGGACGCCCCCACCCCCAGCACCCCTTGGGTTCCTGCAAGAGTATTCTTCAAATGTCATTGCTATGCTATTAATGTAGCATTTAATTAAAATGTCAATGTATTCAAATAagcacttttattttgaaggccaaccaatacagcctggaatcaaaccagggactgtagtgacccctcttgcactgagatgcagtgccttagaccgctgcgccacccaggagCCCAATACAATACAAAGAACAGTGGTTCTCAACTGGTCTTGCCTTGGGACCTAAATTGAACCAGGTTGTCTCAATCATGACCCAACATTTACACCGCGAAAAATATTCGCCAAAATACAACCTGGAAAACTATTTTAATGCTATATTGATAGTAAATGTAGCAACTCTTTCATTTGTCAATAATAAGATTTTGCCTATATTTTTGACGAATAATCAACCAAAATAACGCCGCTAATAGCTATATTGAAAATACTGTGATTGAAAAAAAAAACTGAGATTAAATTATTCAAAAATGTTAATGCATTATCATTTCTACACACTTTCTACCTGGTTTAAGTCCTTTAGGTTCAGACTGAAACATTTTTTCATTGTAAAAAAAAGTAATTTATTATTTTCTTTTTTACTCAGTCACCCACAACCCATTCAAAACCTCAACCCACCAGTTGAGAATCACTGCCATAGAAGAAGGCCAACCAGGTCCGTGACACTCGCAGACCCAGTGGCTAGAGTGGTGAAAcagaatgtctgtctgtccttttgAGTTTTGCTGCTGAAACAAAGTAATGTTAGTAATCAGTTATCCCATATAACATTTTGTGCTGAATCCACTATGGTGTTTCAGGTGCCAAGTTTATGGTCATATTGTGTGTAGGATCCGATAGGGTTAAATTTGTACAAGGTGGTGGCGTTTTTTttgtgagtgtagggttagttggcagGCAGAAATCATGTGATCTTCCTTTCCCTATGTTGTGTCACAAAGTATAATGGATTTGTACTCCAgatggtggcggtaatgcaacattatattggatgccaaccgccgttaaaccCCACCGAAGAAGGCTAACAGCTCATCCATTTCTTAAAACAGGAAGTAAGTTCAGTTcactcagagaggaagaggcgaagcaagAGGGGTAACTTAGCCCAAAATCTGTTTACTCCGGCATGCGGTGTTTTTCCGCTCACCAAGCGATtcgtttttgtatggaggtcaatgagagtgtcgaatttggttAACAAAAAGTTGAATGCTTTATTTGCTACATGTGGCTTATTTGATATAATCGAAGTTTTGTAATGCGCGGTTTGTTAGGCGTGTACTGATATACGTAGGACATGTGACATtccggcaactttgagaaaaaacaccTCATATCGGAGTTGTGGGTGTTGTTCACTCACGTTtagccctctcattggctagaatggtcccacctgatcttgcctcctctctgcctttttttttaaatacatttattttcattgttagagCGGCCACTAGAgtatctggtcaatataatggataatTCTTTGGTTCACTCCATAACTGTGTGGATAAATATGTGGTTCTCTGGTAATACAGTTACTATGCATCAAGAAAGTCTCCTCTGACATGTAGTCTCTACAAAACAAGAGGTCGTACTGGTGCTTTAGCTTGATGAAACAGCCGGCTATGTCTCGACATATCCATATAGAGGCGTCCGGCGATGATGCAGCACGAGTGCCACTTCTCACTAGCCACCTGGAGCTAGCTAGCCTCGACTCGGATGAAGGTACATGCGTAAACTCCACCTGGTAGTCTTGGAACTTTCATGCAGTCTCCCACGTAAACTAGTCCAACCTGTGTACTCTTTATTAGCTTAAAAATGTAATTCTGATGTCAAATTCAACAGGTAGTAGGTGTACCTGCATTATCAGACGTATGTTTTCCATTAAATGTTTTGAGTAATTTATGATCATACAATTTACAAAGCCATTTATCatgttttttgtgttttttttacatttcaggTGAAGTTATTTTTGAGAGGCGTATTGGAGATAATGCAAATGATGTTCAGAGAAGTACACAAAGAAAACGAACATATGAGGAAGCTGTTGAGGAAGCAGGTAGACTCTACTGGGATTTTGATGTGTAACACAAGGTGTATtcattattataaactgggtggtttg
Encoded here:
- the snx1a gene encoding sorting nexin-1a isoform X3 gives rise to the protein MKMATSSERSPPPFPEDLEPEPDEVGDQDSDDGEDIFLGTDNPLEIKMDPSLSASDIASSTKPLSEASSPPVMDLLSEPASQASSAPMVDLLMEPASEGSSAPMVDILSEPASEASSAPMVDLLMEPASEGSSAPMVDLLMEPASEASSAPMVDLLMEPASEASSAPMMNLLMEPASDDLKEPPKPDIDPLADIINDTPLSEVKTTVAAMPQEPPSDLFDDEPSELFAEPQQSNTAKQQQTSIFDEPDEDLFSEPLGEASKKPQNDFFKGALAPVAKASNVCGPLSDNYNEHPTDIFTEEAVTTLPSAVSTVSVNSKTNGVHSDEEEPDIFAEATVELSLDSPRNDRKKKEAAKPSASAPAPSVSASASKPQPKTLEELEEEVEDKFELNISITNPEKVGDGMNAYMAYKVSTQTTLPMFRSKMFTVRRRFSDFLGLYEKLSDKHTLNGYIVPPPPEKSIMGMTKVKVGKEDNSSAEFVERRRAALERYLQRVVFHPSLLQDPDVREFLERDDMPRAHNTQALSGAGFLKMINRATDSLSKMTIKMNESDVWFEEKLQEVEAEDQQLRKLHIMVDSLVGHRKELSVNTGGFAKSVAMLGSSEDNTALSRALSQLAEVEDKMEQLHQEQAASDSFCFAELLADYIRLLGSVRASFDQRMKTWQRWQDAQNMLQKKRETEAKLLWANKPDKLQQAKDDITEWEAKVTQYERDFDRVSATVRKEVLRFEKEKARDFKKQIIKYLESLLQSQQQLIKYWEAFLPEAKAIA
- the snx1a gene encoding sorting nexin-1a isoform X1; this translates as MKMATSSERSPPPFPEDLEPEPDEVGDQDSDDGEDIFLGTDNPLEIKMDPSLSASDIASSTKPLSEASSPPVMDLLSEPASQASSAPMVDLLMEPASEGSSAPMVDILSEPASEASSAPMVDLLMEPASEGSSAPMVDLLMEPASEASSAPMVDLLMEPASEASSAPMMNLLMEPASDDLKEPPKPDIDPLADIINDTPLSEVKTTVAAMPQEPPSDLFDDEPSELFAEPQQSNTAKQQQTSIFDEPDEDLFSEPLGEASKKPQNDFFKGALAPVAKASNVCGPLSDNYNEHPTDIFTEEAVTTLPSAVSTVSVNSKTNGVHSDEEEPDIFAEATVELSLDSPRNDRKKKEAAKPSASAPAPSVSASASKPQPKTLEEVQYITLEEEVEDKFELNISITNPEKVGDGMNAYMAYKVSTQTTLPMFRSKMFTVRRRFSDFLGLYEKLSDKHTLNGYIVPPPPEKSIMGMTKVKVGKEDNSSAEFVERRRAALERYLQRVVFHPSLLQDPDVREFLERDDMPRAHNTQALSGAGFLKMINRATDSLSKMTIKMNESDVWFEEKLQEVEAEDQQLRKLHIMVDSLVGHRKELSVNTGGFAKSVAMLGSSEDNTALSRALSQLAEVEDKMEQLHQEQAASDSFCFAELLADYIRLLGSVRASFDQRMKTWQRWQDAQNMLQKKRETEAKLLWANKPDKLQQAKDDITEWEAKVTQYERDFDRVSATVRKEVLRFEKEKARDFKKQIIKYLESLLQSQQQLIKYWEAFLPEAKAIA
- the snx1a gene encoding sorting nexin-1a isoform X4 gives rise to the protein MDPSLSASDIASSTKPLSEASSPPVMDLLSEPASQASSAPMVDLLMEPASEGSSAPMVDILSEPASEASSAPMVDLLMEPASEGSSAPMVDLLMEPASEASSAPMVDLLMEPASEASSAPMMNLLMEPASDDLKEPPKPDIDPLADIINDTPLSEVKTTVAAMPQEPPSDLFDDEPSELFAEPQQSNTAKQQQTSIFDEPDEDLFSEPLGEASKKPQNDFFKGALAPVAKASNVCGPLSDNYNEHPTDIFTEEAVTTLPSAVSTVSVNSKTNGVHSDEEEPDIFAEATVELSLDSPRNDRKKKEAAKPSASAPAPSVSASASKPQPKTLEEVQYITLEEEVEDKFELNISITNPEKVGDGMNAYMAYKVSTQTTLPMFRSKMFTVRRRFSDFLGLYEKLSDKHTLNGYIVPPPPEKSIMGMTKVKVGKEDNSSAEFVERRRAALERYLQRVVFHPSLLQDPDVREFLERDDMPRAHNTQALSGAGFLKMINRATDSLSKMTIKMNESDVWFEEKLQEVEAEDQQLRKLHIMVDSLVGHRKELSVNTGGFAKSVAMLGSSEDNTALSRALSQLAEVEDKMEQLHQEQAASDSFCFAELLADYIRLLGSVRASFDQRMKTWQRWQDAQNMLQKKRETEAKLLWANKPDKLQQAKDDITEWEAKVTQYERDFDRVSATVRKEVLRFEKEKARDFKKQIIKYLESLLQSQQQLIKYWEAFLPEAKAIA
- the snx1a gene encoding sorting nexin-1a isoform X2, giving the protein MKMATSSERSPPPFPEDLEPEPDEVGDQDSDDGEDIFLGTDNPLEIKMDPSLSASDIASSTKPLSEASSPPVMDLLSEPASQASSAPMVDLLMEPASEGSSAPMVDILSEPASEASSAPMVDLLMEPASEGSSAPMVDLLMEPASEASSAPMVDLLMEPASEASSAPMMNLLMEPASDDLKEPPKPDIDPLADIINDTPLSEVKTTVAAMPQEPPSDLFDDEPSELFAEPQQSNTAKQQQTSIFDEPDEDLFSEPLGEASKKPQNDFFKGALAPVAKASNVCGPLSDNYNEHPTDIFTEEAVTTLPSAVSTVSVNSKTNGVHSDEEEPDIFAATVELSLDSPRNDRKKKEAAKPSASAPAPSVSASASKPQPKTLEEVQYITLEEEVEDKFELNISITNPEKVGDGMNAYMAYKVSTQTTLPMFRSKMFTVRRRFSDFLGLYEKLSDKHTLNGYIVPPPPEKSIMGMTKVKVGKEDNSSAEFVERRRAALERYLQRVVFHPSLLQDPDVREFLERDDMPRAHNTQALSGAGFLKMINRATDSLSKMTIKMNESDVWFEEKLQEVEAEDQQLRKLHIMVDSLVGHRKELSVNTGGFAKSVAMLGSSEDNTALSRALSQLAEVEDKMEQLHQEQAASDSFCFAELLADYIRLLGSVRASFDQRMKTWQRWQDAQNMLQKKRETEAKLLWANKPDKLQQAKDDITEWEAKVTQYERDFDRVSATVRKEVLRFEKEKARDFKKQIIKYLESLLQSQQQLIKYWEAFLPEAKAIA